Below is a window of Salvelinus alpinus chromosome 5, SLU_Salpinus.1, whole genome shotgun sequence DNA.
ATGGTGATCCCTGCAGAGTGATAATTCATATTAAAACACAAGGCAAGAGATAGGCTGTAAGGAAGAGGCAGAGATGCTTCTCTCCTTCCACAGAAAGCAACTTCACTCCAACTCAAACCACACTTCTCATCTCAATTGTTAATATGCTACAGCGAGAGGTAAATAGTATGTCCAATGAGCTAgcactgtcatcaaggcaaacacaAAGACAGTCCCTTACAAAAAAAACAGATTTAGCCCTTCAGATTCACAAGGCCTCTTTAAGCAGATACAGACATAAACATTTAGAAAAGGTAAAAGGAATATGAAGTATGCAAGGAGGGAGTTTATCACAGACATTTGGGTTACTAAATACACAAAACACCCTTGTTTCTGTGTTTAGGTAAACAGCAATCATTTTCTGGAGTAATTGACAAGTGACGAGATCTTGTGTATTTCTTCGAGTGTAGGTGGTAGAGTCTTGGGATGTTTCAAAGTATGCATCAAACATACAAAAATATTGAGGGTTGGATATTCTTACATTTCAAGTCGATGCAATTCGGTGTTTAAACTCCACATTGGACAAAAATCTGAAGTCGCATTCGAGTGTGTATATGGCATGTACTCTATTGGGTATGTAGGGTGTGGTGTATTTCGAGTGTGGATGGTATTTGAAAGTACACTTTTGAGTGTGGATCGTATTGAAAGTACACTTTTGAGTGGGGATGGTACAGTAGTACACTTCTGAGTGTGCATGGTTTGGTCTCTTCCTCAGTGAGTGTTCTCTATGATGATGGCGATGCCCTGTCCACCACCGATGCAGGCTGATCCCACAGCATACTTTCCCCCAATCGACCTGAGAGAAAGAAAAACACAAATTAATCATTAAACCACTTCTCTGTGACATAACATGAATTGCTCAGCCATTGAATTGTGTCTTATTTTTTTCTAGTTAAAAGCATTTGCCTGTTACTTCACATGAGACAACAATGAATTGTTCTGATTTTTTTGGACAATATTTGTCTACATATTTACAGAGTGATAAGAAGTGATCCGGAGTAGTAAGAAGACTACTGGAGTGGTGGGGTTACCTGAGCTTGTGGACCAGGTGCGCAGTGATGCGTGCTCCTGAGGCTCCCAGGGGGTGACCGATGGCAATGGCCCCCCCATCAGTATTACTCTTCTCTGGGTCCAGACCCAAAGCCTTGGAAACCGCAAGGTACTGAGCAGCAAACGCCTCATTCacctgagagagagcagaggggatagagagaaggacaggagaagagcaggagaaagagagggagagacagagcaagTGAAAAGGAGACAAAAGGAGGTTGTTAATTCTATCAGGTAAGCTACATGACCCAGAGTATACCAAAACAGAGCAACCAAATATCTGCCACTTTCTGCATCAGTTCCTATTTATGAACATAAAACAGACGAGTATACCTCCACCAGATCCATGTCTTGGAGGGTGAGACCTGCTTTTTTCAGGGCTTCAGTGATGGCTGGAACTGGGCCTGATGGGGGAGAATGACAGAACCTTACCAACAGAAATCACTAGATGGCCATGCTAGAAAGGCCTATATATTGGGATGTATCGTATGTTTTCATCAAGTACATAAGCCATTTGTTGTCAGTCACCCACCGATTCCCATAATGCTTGGGTCACATCCGGAGACGTGATATGCCACTATTCTTGCCAATGGGGTGAGCTTGTGCTCTTTCACAGCTTCCTCACTGGCTATCACCACGGCAGCAGCTCCGTCAGACACGCCCTGTGGAATAGGAACAGAACATGAAGATGAGTACATTCAAAACTAGCACACAGGATTTACACCCAGAAAACTAAAATGATCTGCACTCCATTTAAAACCGGTGTGCTTGGGGACAGATTGAATGTGATACTCTGTTAGCAGAAGATGGTAGGAACTGGGTGGAAGAGCTTGGGTCCAGAATTGAATCAGTCTTATTTAGTACTCACTGATGCATTGGCAGCAGTGACCGTTCCTTCCTTCTTGAAGACAGGAGTTAGCCTAGCCATCTGCTCCAGGGTGGTCTGGGGACGAGGGTGCTCGTCCTGGGTCATGGGTACCTTGCCCTTCTTAGCCTTCACATCGATGGGTGCGATCTCTGCCGTGTAGTGGCCCGCCTCGTGAGCTAAGGTTTAGAGAGCACACAGACAAACTCAGGGATGTGGTCAGCATTCAGATGGATATCTGGAAAAACTGTTTATTGTCATGGTAATATGCAGTTCACTGTCATAATATTTCTGAGGGCAGATAATCAGGAATCCCTGATTAATCAAGGCAGAGATTGTAAACATGTGAGCttagttagggtaagggttgacTTCTGACCTGCCTTCCACCTCTGCTGTGTCTGGTGTGCGTATTTGTCACAGTCGTCTCTGCTGATCTCGTATTTCACTGCCAGGTTCTCTGCTGTGATGCCCATGGGGATCTTAATGTGCAGGTCAGTAAGTCCCGCCCACAGAGTGTCCTCCAGCTGAGACAAAGGCAACAGAGAACACGTTAGCTTAGTCCTTGGCATTGGTTCAGAGCAGCTGTTAGAGGGCCCTTATGGTCAAAAGTGACAAAATCTATACCCATTTGGTATTTTATCTCTCCTCATTTATTAATTCAATACCTTGAGGTCGAGTCCGAACTTTGTTCCGAAGCGAATGTTGCGGACAGCATATGGCGCCTGGCTCATGCTCTCTGAGCCTCCACACAATACCACCTCTGAGTCCTTCAGACAGATTTcctacagagacacagacagggtcTTAAAGAGGACAAATAGTACAAGACTGCTAATGTTCCTATGCCATCGGCAGAAACAATCCACCTACAATTGACCTACAAACAATGAAATGGTGGTTTGagtttaaaaattaaaaaacacatgggggggtggggtgacctcaatatactttaaaatgacaaaaacaactcaaaatgataatggacctatattCATACCGTTTATTGACTGTCCAGATCACTAATTATCACTGTGCACAGTCAATGGAACTACATTCAAAGTTTCTTGGCTCTTCAGCTCAGGGAGCATAGAAAACTCCCAAAGCAATAGAGGACTATGTTTAACACATTTTGAGAGCAAGAAAATAAAACCCTTTTTCAGTGCAGCCCTCCGGACCTTGTTGAAGACCTAATGCAGCACCTGtagcaaaatgagtttgacacccctggtgtagTCTCAGTGTTTATATGTCTACTATACCTGAGCTCCATTGATGATGGACTGAAAGCCAGACCCACACAGGCGGTTTACGGTGAGAGCAGGCACTGGGATGGGCACCCCACACCTCAGGCCCACGTGACGGGCGATGTATGGAGCATCTGCAGAGCTCTGAAGGGAAGGAGATTGGGAGAGGGAGGTATAGTCAGCTCAAACATTTCCTTCCTTGAGTTTATCCTTGCTTTTTGGAGTTTTAAGCACACCTGCATGACGTTTCCAAAGATGACACTGTTGACAAGCTCGGGTGCCACTCCCCCAGCGGCGAGAGCAGCCTTGGAGGCATGCTCTGCTAGGTCTGTTGCACTGTGGTCTTTCAGAACCCCGCCGTAGGTGCCAAACGGGGTCCGCTTAGCAGACACAATAAACACAcctggatggagagaaagaagagggttTGGGTGTGAGGTGACTAATCCATCTTTACTGCAGCTTTAGAGTTGTTGATGACATAATCTATGTGAATATCTAAAGCAATACAAATATTTGACTTGAAAAGTGCTGCCTTGCCTAGATTCACTGCTTTAGAGTCCTATCATAAATCTCCACTGCAGTGCCATTGTAATTATCATGTAACTAAGAAATGTCACTGTCACCTTTACCCTACATTCATCTCCAACTCACCTAGCCGATAGAAATGTAACGATAGAGAGGCATAACTGACAATTGTTAAACTATGTGGCAAGACAACACTTAAATAGCTTTGTTTACAtgtagagacagactgacagctgTCATTCGTACATTGAATAGCGACAGCTCCAAAGACAGGAACAAATTAATCAGCTCTAAGTTGATTGTTTTGATAATCTATGAACACTAGCTTGAACTTTACCGATTTTCAGGAGTCACCTGGTTATTATTTTACAGATGTTAACGTGTGCCACGCAGTATGCATAGCTGCCTTTATTTTGCAGCGCAAGCAAAGCATGTTCATAgaaaagcatgcatttcgttGTCAGTGCGTGGTTTATGCTAAATATCAAAATATAACTTACTTCTGATAAGTGACATATTGATTCCTCCTCACGTCCACGAAGGTCAGTGAATCTGTGTGAATTTAAGGGCGCCTTCTGCCAAACCCTGGCAAATCTTGACCTTTTACCTAAATAATGTGTAACTAATCATTGAGACAACTACATTCGATACAACGAACGTTTCATGTTCAGATGGTACTGGAAGGACATTTTTAAATGGTTACTGATAGAATATTTATTCAGTGATGTAGCTATGTCTATTCTAATGTTTCCAATTTTATATCTCTGACG
It encodes the following:
- the LOC139576620 gene encoding 3-ketoacyl-CoA thiolase, mitochondrial-like; its protein translation is MSLIRSVFIVSAKRTPFGTYGGVLKDHSATDLAEHASKAALAAGGVAPELVNSVIFGNVMQSSADAPYIARHVGLRCGVPIPVPALTVNRLCGSGFQSIINGAQEICLKDSEVVLCGGSESMSQAPYAVRNIRFGTKFGLDLKLEDTLWAGLTDLHIKIPMGITAENLAVKYEISRDDCDKYAHQTQQRWKAAHEAGHYTAEIAPIDVKAKKGKVPMTQDEHPRPQTTLEQMARLTPVFKKEGTVTAANASGVSDGAAAVVIASEEAVKEHKLTPLARIVAYHVSGCDPSIMGIGPVPAITEALKKAGLTLQDMDLVEVNEAFAAQYLAVSKALGLDPEKSNTDGGAIAIGHPLGASGARITAHLVHKLRSIGGKYAVGSACIGGGQGIAIIIENTH